A single Natranaerobius thermophilus JW/NM-WN-LF DNA region contains:
- the purH gene encoding bifunctional phosphoribosylaminoimidazolecarboxamide formyltransferase/IMP cyclohydrolase, whose amino-acid sequence MQKINRVLLSVYDKTGLITLAQELKDMGVELVSTGGTLRHLQTHGIPVYSVEEVTGFPEILSGRVKTLHPKIHGGILAKNRENEELSSLDIKTFDLVIVNLYPFEQVMQKAEATEEEVMENIDIGGPTMIRAAAKNWYRVGVCVDPTDYEVLTQQLKQYHGLTDEFRKTLARKAFKHTAQYDKAIFNYFESVDTNKDDETELKFPEFNLLESRELPYGENPHQKASLLMESQKFIQHQGKGLSYNNFQDIDAAIKLVHEFQKPAVVAVKHTNPCGVGVSNTIEEAYDKAYQGDPVSIFGGIVACNRPVTEELASKLTEIFLDVIIAPEFEPRALEKLKSKSGTKVVEMDLEKMVGNKVEIKSTTFGYLCQEADYHHPHPQNWDRVAGEQAKPEEIDDLIIAEKIVKHVKSNAIVVVKEGQSLGIGAGQMNRVGASRIALENAGKESQNSVLASDAFFPFNDVVKLCSQYGVSAIVQPGGSKRDQDSIDLAQETGITMYFTGIRHFKH is encoded by the coding sequence ATCCAAAAAATAAACAGGGTTTTATTAAGTGTATATGATAAAACCGGCCTAATAACTCTTGCACAGGAATTGAAAGACATGGGGGTAGAACTTGTTTCTACGGGAGGTACTTTGCGTCATTTACAAACCCATGGAATTCCAGTCTATTCAGTGGAAGAAGTAACCGGTTTTCCAGAAATATTATCAGGTCGAGTAAAAACTCTTCACCCTAAGATTCACGGCGGTATCCTGGCTAAAAATAGAGAAAATGAAGAATTATCGTCATTGGATATTAAAACTTTTGATCTAGTAATTGTCAATTTATACCCTTTTGAGCAAGTAATGCAAAAAGCTGAAGCTACTGAAGAAGAAGTGATGGAAAATATTGATATTGGTGGACCTACTATGATAAGAGCTGCTGCTAAAAATTGGTATCGAGTTGGTGTATGCGTTGATCCTACTGATTATGAAGTGCTAACACAGCAACTAAAACAATATCATGGATTAACAGATGAATTCAGAAAAACTTTGGCCAGGAAAGCATTTAAACATACAGCTCAATATGACAAAGCTATTTTCAATTATTTTGAAAGTGTTGATACTAACAAAGATGATGAAACGGAATTGAAATTTCCTGAATTTAATTTGTTAGAATCCCGGGAGCTACCTTATGGTGAAAATCCACATCAAAAGGCCAGCCTATTAATGGAGAGTCAAAAATTTATCCAACATCAAGGTAAGGGTCTCTCTTACAACAATTTCCAGGACATAGATGCTGCCATAAAGTTAGTACATGAATTCCAAAAACCAGCAGTGGTAGCCGTCAAGCATACTAATCCTTGCGGTGTCGGAGTTTCAAATACTATTGAGGAAGCCTATGATAAAGCATACCAAGGTGATCCTGTGAGCATCTTTGGCGGAATAGTGGCATGTAATCGTCCTGTAACGGAAGAACTTGCTTCCAAGCTGACAGAAATTTTCTTGGATGTGATAATTGCACCAGAATTTGAGCCTCGCGCCCTAGAAAAATTGAAGTCAAAATCAGGTACTAAAGTTGTGGAGATGGATTTGGAAAAGATGGTTGGAAATAAAGTGGAGATAAAATCTACAACCTTTGGATATTTATGTCAAGAAGCTGATTATCATCATCCTCATCCCCAAAATTGGGATAGAGTTGCAGGGGAACAGGCTAAACCAGAAGAGATAGATGATTTGATAATTGCCGAAAAAATAGTCAAACATGTAAAATCTAATGCCATTGTAGTTGTAAAAGAGGGTCAATCTCTGGGAATAGGAGCAGGTCAAATGAACAGGGTAGGGGCTTCTAGAATCGCCTTAGAAAATGCCGGTAAGGAATCCCAAAACAGTGTTTTGGCATCAGATGCCTTTTTCCCATTTAATGATGTTGTGAAATTATGCAGTCAGTACGGTGTCTCCGCTATTGTACAGCCGGGAGGTTCGAAAAGAGATCAAGATTCAATTGATCTTGCTCAAGAAACAGGAATCACCATGTATTTTACAGGTATACGTCATTTTAAACATTAA
- the purD gene encoding phosphoribosylamine--glycine ligase, giving the protein MKVLVIGSGGREHALVKKIAESSRVTDLYVAPGNHGIAKDAECIDIKETDINKLADLAIQKDIDLTIVGPEQPLSQGIVDHFQSKGLNIFGPSQKAAKIETSKWFAKQLMQTYGIPTGKAEYIEGDAGLDNLEKGLSALEDMSPPFVVKADGLYAGKGVIVTEEISEAEQAVENFLSEHTSILIEEYLEGEELSLLAFSDGHKVLPLIPSQDYKRAYDNDQGPNTGGMGSYAPVPSISQEQLEWIVDNIMQPTITALKKQGVTYQGILYAGLILTDSGPKVLEFNARFGDPETQAILPLLKTDILEPIMGVVAGNLETELKEPLKDALSWKAEKAVCVVLASGGYPKEYQKGFPIKIPQELLTWNNVNLYYAGVASENGTPVTAGGRVLNVTGIGESWKEARENAYEGVSTVEFDGKHFRNDIALQTLK; this is encoded by the coding sequence GTGAAAGTTCTGGTAATTGGTTCAGGAGGGCGTGAACATGCCCTGGTTAAAAAAATAGCAGAAAGTAGTCGGGTGACTGATTTATATGTAGCTCCTGGGAATCACGGTATAGCGAAAGATGCGGAGTGTATTGATATTAAGGAAACTGACATTAACAAACTAGCTGATTTAGCAATCCAAAAAGATATAGATTTAACGATTGTGGGACCAGAACAACCCCTTTCACAAGGAATAGTGGATCATTTTCAAAGTAAAGGTTTGAATATCTTTGGACCAAGTCAAAAAGCAGCTAAAATTGAGACTAGTAAATGGTTTGCTAAACAATTAATGCAGACATATGGGATTCCTACGGGGAAAGCTGAATATATTGAAGGTGATGCAGGGCTAGACAATTTAGAAAAAGGTTTATCTGCACTGGAGGATATGTCACCTCCTTTTGTGGTGAAAGCTGATGGATTATATGCCGGAAAAGGTGTGATTGTAACTGAAGAAATTTCGGAAGCTGAACAGGCAGTGGAAAACTTTTTGTCAGAACATACCAGTATATTAATCGAGGAATATCTAGAAGGAGAAGAACTGTCTCTATTAGCTTTTAGTGATGGCCATAAAGTACTTCCATTAATACCTAGCCAGGATTATAAAAGAGCTTATGACAATGATCAAGGTCCTAATACGGGAGGAATGGGTTCTTATGCCCCTGTACCATCAATTTCTCAGGAACAGCTAGAATGGATTGTTGATAACATTATGCAGCCAACTATTACAGCTTTAAAGAAACAAGGTGTTACATACCAAGGTATTCTGTACGCAGGTTTAATTTTGACGGATTCCGGGCCAAAAGTATTAGAGTTTAATGCCAGGTTTGGAGACCCTGAAACCCAGGCAATTTTGCCATTACTAAAAACGGACATATTAGAACCTATAATGGGGGTAGTAGCTGGAAATTTAGAAACTGAATTAAAGGAGCCTTTGAAGGATGCATTGTCCTGGAAAGCTGAAAAAGCTGTTTGTGTAGTACTAGCTTCAGGGGGATATCCTAAAGAGTATCAAAAAGGTTTTCCTATAAAAATCCCTCAAGAATTATTGACTTGGAATAATGTTAATCTTTATTACGCCGGTGTAGCCAGTGAAAATGGAACACCTGTAACTGCCGGAGGCAGAGTTTTGAATGTGACGGGTATTGGTGAATCATGGAAGGAAGCCCGAGAAAATGCATACGAAGGCGTAAGTACCGTTGAATTTGATGGAAAACATTTCCGCAATGATATTGCCCTACAGACTTTAAAATGA
- a CDS encoding YerC/YecD family TrpR-related protein: MDQFYKAILSLETLEDCYSFFEDVATVTEIKALAQRFQVAKMLKEGYTYQDIEEKTGASTATISRVKRFLHYGAGGYEVALKKLNQKEQ; encoded by the coding sequence ATGGATCAGTTTTACAAGGCTATTTTGAGCCTTGAAACGCTTGAAGATTGTTACAGCTTTTTTGAAGACGTCGCCACTGTAACTGAAATCAAAGCACTTGCCCAGAGATTTCAAGTAGCAAAAATGTTGAAAGAAGGTTATACTTATCAAGATATTGAGGAAAAAACTGGTGCCAGTACCGCAACTATTAGTCGAGTTAAAAGATTTCTCCACTATGGAGCTGGTGGATACGAAGTAGCTTTAAAAAAACTTAACCAAAAAGAACAGTAA
- a CDS encoding ATP-dependent helicase — protein MVVSSQLAELNQEQTAAVTAGDGPVLVLAGAGSGKTKVLTYRIAYLLETKGIHPEQILALTFTNKAAGEMKERVQTIVEGDAPSWVSTFHAACVRILRREIDLLGYGKDFLIYDTRDKTKIVKDLLADFNLDKKKYPHQAVAKKISGVKNNLQDPRELFYPYDEVFEAYQKRLKKENALDFDDLLLLTLRLFEQYPDRLQYYQNKFQYILVDEFQDTNPAQNRLISLLSPPQDNVFVVGDDDQSIYLFRGADVKNILEFEKTYPNAQVYKLEKNYRSSKTILEAANQVVTNNPSRKSKELWTDNDEGYPLQYYEADDERDEAYFIAEEIRANRYQLPLIAVLYRTNAQSRVLEDIFRKMGISYEVVGGTGFYDRKEVKDIMAYLMVVQCPQSDSQLERIINEPKRGIGKTSVDKLKDYANRNNITLFDALLEVDYTDISKRGKNSVKKFTDMIGNFRKMREYLTVRELIEEVAEKSGYLEALRSQNTKEAETRMENVREIYSMAKEFEAEGGETLQEFLTHSTLMGDIDTWEDEEQAQVVMMTLHSAKGLEFPGVFLTGLEEGVFPHIRTYDSEASMEEERRLCYVGITRAEQVLYLTWARERTLNGMTRMLQPSRFVSEIGEDLKDTQHQTLSGQGQVTSTQNSHEPPQTQISSFSDKTSPSGKRNVNLAEESYQEGDLISHKKWGEGKVLQAQQAGSDWVLTVSFDGAGIKKLAASVAPIKKLK, from the coding sequence ATGGTGGTATCATCACAATTAGCAGAATTAAATCAAGAGCAAACAGCTGCTGTCACCGCCGGTGATGGCCCTGTTTTAGTACTTGCAGGAGCGGGTAGTGGAAAAACAAAAGTTTTAACATATAGAATTGCTTATTTATTAGAAACAAAGGGCATTCACCCTGAACAAATTTTAGCCCTTACATTTACTAATAAAGCTGCTGGTGAAATGAAAGAGCGAGTGCAGACTATCGTAGAAGGTGATGCACCTTCTTGGGTATCGACCTTTCATGCAGCTTGTGTTAGGATATTGCGACGTGAAATTGATCTACTGGGTTATGGAAAGGATTTTTTGATCTACGATACTAGGGATAAGACCAAAATAGTCAAGGATTTGTTAGCTGACTTTAATTTGGATAAAAAGAAATATCCTCATCAGGCTGTAGCTAAAAAGATAAGTGGTGTAAAAAATAATCTACAGGATCCTAGAGAATTATTTTATCCCTATGATGAGGTTTTTGAAGCGTATCAGAAACGATTAAAAAAAGAGAATGCCTTAGATTTTGATGATTTACTTCTATTGACATTAAGATTGTTTGAACAATACCCTGATCGATTACAATACTATCAAAATAAATTCCAATATATTTTGGTTGACGAATTTCAAGATACTAACCCTGCTCAGAATAGGTTGATTTCTTTATTATCGCCACCTCAGGATAATGTTTTTGTCGTGGGCGATGATGATCAGTCAATATATTTGTTCAGAGGGGCCGATGTTAAAAATATCTTGGAATTTGAAAAAACTTATCCCAATGCTCAGGTTTACAAATTGGAAAAGAATTATCGGTCAAGCAAGACTATTTTGGAAGCGGCCAATCAAGTAGTTACAAATAATCCTAGTCGTAAATCCAAAGAATTGTGGACTGACAATGATGAGGGTTATCCTTTGCAGTATTACGAAGCTGATGACGAAAGAGATGAAGCATACTTTATCGCTGAAGAAATCCGTGCCAATAGATATCAACTGCCTCTAATAGCAGTACTTTACAGAACCAATGCCCAGTCCAGGGTATTGGAAGATATTTTTAGAAAAATGGGGATCTCTTATGAAGTTGTAGGAGGGACTGGATTTTACGACCGTAAAGAGGTAAAAGATATAATGGCTTATTTAATGGTTGTTCAGTGTCCACAATCTGATAGCCAACTAGAGAGAATTATTAACGAGCCAAAAAGAGGAATTGGAAAGACCAGCGTAGATAAATTGAAGGACTATGCTAATAGAAACAATATTACTTTATTTGATGCCCTTTTAGAAGTAGACTATACCGATATTAGTAAACGAGGAAAAAATTCTGTTAAAAAGTTTACTGATATGATTGGTAATTTTCGAAAGATGAGGGAATACTTGACTGTAAGGGAACTAATCGAAGAAGTTGCTGAAAAATCCGGTTATCTGGAAGCACTTAGATCTCAAAATACCAAAGAAGCTGAAACTCGAATGGAAAACGTGAGAGAAATTTATTCTATGGCCAAAGAATTTGAAGCAGAAGGAGGGGAAACCCTTCAGGAATTTTTGACCCACAGTACTTTAATGGGTGATATAGATACATGGGAAGATGAGGAACAAGCACAAGTTGTGATGATGACTCTTCACAGTGCCAAGGGACTTGAGTTTCCAGGGGTATTTTTGACAGGTTTAGAGGAAGGAGTTTTTCCTCATATTCGTACCTATGACAGTGAAGCGTCTATGGAAGAAGAGCGTCGCCTTTGCTATGTAGGAATTACCAGAGCTGAACAGGTGTTGTACTTAACCTGGGCTAGAGAGAGAACCCTTAACGGTATGACAAGAATGTTACAACCATCCAGATTTGTTTCGGAAATAGGAGAGGACTTAAAGGATACTCAACATCAGACACTATCGGGACAAGGACAAGTAACTAGCACTCAAAATTCCCATGAGCCACCACAAACTCAAATTTCTTCTTTTTCAGATAAAACTAGTCCTTCCGGGAAGAGAAATGTTAACTTAGCGGAAGAAAGTTATCAGGAAGGAGACTTGATTTCCCACAAAAAATGGGGAGAAGGAAAGGTGTTGCAAGCCCAGCAAGCTGGTAGTGATTGGGTTTTGACAGTTTCCTTTGACGGTGCCGGCATTAAAAAACTCGCTGCTAGTGTAGCACCTATTAAGAAACTGAAATGA
- the ligA gene encoding NAD-dependent DNA ligase LigA — MSKDIQKKVEALREKIEYHNHRYYVLDAPEISDQEFDALMNELIELEQTYPEYQSPDSPSQRVGGEPLDKFPRVSHEIPMLSLENAESQKGLLDFHQRVSKNTQKTDPVYVAELKIDGLALSLRYEQGILVRGATRGDGTTGEDITPNVKTVRSIPLKLSKPLDIEIRGEAFMSKASFERLNQEKAERGEDPFANPRNAAAGSLRQLDPKIPAKRDLDFFPYSVPYIRGENLDSHYSAVKELKDLGFKINPYIRKFETMEEVISYCEEWQEKRTKLPYEIDGVVIKLNDYNLQQQLGATSKNPRWAIAYKFPAEQAESQVNNIFINVGRTGALTPVVELEPVRIAGSTVKRASLHNEDILRQKDVRIGDRVIIQKAGDIIPEVVKVKEEARTGHEQPFVYPESCPVCKSEAKRINDEAILRCINPGCPAQAKERIIHFSSRDAMDIEGLGEKVVEKLYSHGLIKDVADIYYLAKNELSNLEGFGDKSAENLLQAIEESKKNPFNKLLYGLGIRLVGKRAAQLLAFEFEHLDNLMKAQIEDLTKINDIGPRMATSIVSFFQLEHTHNLIRKLKKAGVNMKEPTEQNKSSDPSLTGKLVVITGTFDNYTRRELTDLIEAKGAKVTSNVSSNTDFVLVGANPGSKRDKAQDLGLTIIEESDLEDFL; from the coding sequence TTGAGTAAAGATATTCAAAAGAAAGTTGAAGCTCTGAGAGAAAAAATTGAATATCACAATCATCGTTATTACGTTTTGGACGCCCCTGAGATATCTGATCAAGAATTTGATGCTTTAATGAATGAATTAATAGAGCTTGAGCAAACTTATCCGGAATATCAAAGCCCTGATTCTCCTTCACAAAGAGTAGGTGGAGAACCCTTGGATAAATTCCCTCGGGTAAGTCACGAAATACCCATGTTGAGCTTGGAAAATGCCGAGAGCCAAAAAGGATTACTAGATTTCCACCAAAGAGTTAGCAAAAATACCCAAAAAACAGACCCGGTATATGTGGCAGAATTAAAAATTGATGGTTTGGCTCTTTCGTTAAGATATGAACAGGGGATTTTAGTAAGAGGAGCAACCAGGGGCGATGGGACAACTGGCGAAGATATTACTCCTAATGTCAAAACAGTGAGATCCATACCTTTAAAGTTATCTAAACCCCTAGATATTGAAATCAGGGGTGAGGCTTTTATGTCTAAAGCTTCTTTTGAGCGTTTGAATCAGGAAAAGGCAGAACGAGGCGAAGATCCATTTGCCAATCCCCGAAATGCTGCAGCCGGTTCTTTAAGACAACTAGATCCTAAAATACCGGCCAAAAGAGACTTAGACTTTTTCCCCTACAGTGTTCCATATATAAGGGGTGAAAATTTAGATAGTCATTATTCTGCGGTAAAAGAATTGAAGGATCTCGGTTTTAAAATAAATCCTTACATCAGGAAATTTGAAACCATGGAAGAAGTTATCTCTTATTGTGAAGAATGGCAGGAAAAGCGGACAAAACTTCCCTATGAAATTGATGGAGTTGTTATTAAATTAAACGATTATAACTTACAACAACAATTGGGTGCCACTTCTAAAAACCCCAGATGGGCCATAGCTTATAAATTTCCTGCTGAACAAGCTGAGAGTCAAGTGAATAATATTTTTATTAATGTAGGTAGAACTGGAGCCTTAACCCCTGTAGTGGAACTTGAACCTGTAAGGATTGCGGGTTCTACAGTCAAACGAGCTAGCTTGCATAATGAAGATATCCTCAGACAAAAAGATGTCAGGATAGGTGATCGGGTCATCATTCAAAAAGCCGGAGATATAATTCCAGAAGTGGTAAAAGTTAAAGAGGAAGCGCGAACTGGTCACGAACAACCATTTGTCTATCCTGAGTCTTGTCCAGTTTGCAAAAGTGAAGCCAAAAGAATCAATGATGAAGCTATACTTAGGTGCATAAATCCTGGCTGTCCTGCCCAAGCAAAAGAAAGAATAATACATTTTTCATCTAGAGATGCTATGGATATTGAAGGATTAGGAGAAAAAGTTGTAGAAAAATTATATTCTCACGGTTTAATAAAGGACGTGGCGGATATTTACTATTTGGCTAAAAATGAATTATCGAACTTGGAAGGTTTCGGGGACAAGTCTGCAGAAAACTTGTTGCAAGCTATAGAGGAAAGTAAAAAAAATCCATTTAACAAGTTATTATACGGCCTGGGGATAAGGTTAGTAGGTAAAAGAGCAGCCCAATTACTGGCATTTGAATTTGAGCATCTGGACAATTTGATGAAAGCACAAATAGAGGATCTGACTAAAATAAATGATATTGGACCTAGGATGGCTACCAGTATAGTAAGCTTTTTTCAATTAGAACATACTCACAATTTAATCAGAAAACTTAAAAAAGCTGGAGTCAATATGAAAGAACCCACGGAACAAAACAAGAGTAGTGATCCATCTCTAACTGGTAAGTTAGTAGTGATTACGGGGACTTTTGATAATTACACCAGAAGGGAATTGACTGATTTGATTGAAGCAAAAGGTGCTAAAGTGACCAGTAATGTCAGTAGTAATACAGATTTTGTATTAGTGGGAGCAAACCCCGGTTCAAAGCGTGACAAAGCGCAAGACCTGGGATTAACAATTATAGAAGAAAGTGATTTAGAAGATTTTTTGTAA
- the gatC gene encoding Asp-tRNA(Asn)/Glu-tRNA(Gln) amidotransferase subunit GatC, producing the protein MKVSKEEVLHVAKLGQLDLDQEEVEMFQDKLSQILEWQEKLDELDLEGLEPTAHALERRNVTREDQVHNSLTNDKALENAPETEGNYFKVPRIIE; encoded by the coding sequence ATGAAGGTTAGTAAAGAAGAGGTCCTTCACGTGGCCAAGCTAGGACAATTGGATCTTGACCAAGAGGAAGTCGAAATGTTTCAGGATAAGTTATCTCAAATTTTGGAGTGGCAGGAAAAACTTGATGAGCTGGATTTAGAAGGATTGGAACCAACGGCTCATGCTCTGGAAAGAAGAAATGTTACCAGAGAAGATCAAGTCCATAATTCATTAACCAATGATAAAGCTTTGGAAAATGCTCCTGAAACAGAAGGCAATTATTTTAAAGTTCCAAGAATAATTGAATAA
- the gatA gene encoding Asp-tRNA(Asn)/Glu-tRNA(Gln) amidotransferase subunit GatA has protein sequence MKLHELTLMEVKRGLEQGDFSSEELVTSVYDRIEETEDHIKAYITLTKEQALAQSKEIDSQRAKGEELGPLAGIPVAIKDNICTKDVTTSCASKILEDFVPPYNATVISKLAEAGAIIVGKTNMDEFAMGSSTENSAFFVTSNPWDTERVPGGSSGGSAASVASAQVPLALGSDTGGSIRQPASFCGVVGMKPTYGRVSRYGLVAFASSLDQIGPLSKNVEDTALALDIISGHDHMDSTSVDLEVPNHTDFLNQDIDELTIGIPKEYYELVDNDVKSLVESSLQSIEPEAGNYRQVSLPTTEHALSAYYLIAPAEASSNLARFDGVRYGQRFATDDLKTMYNQTRKEGFGNEVKQRVMLGTYALSAGYYDALYLKALKVRSLIKQEFEQVFSECDVLIAPTTPTVPFREGENVDDPLTMYKNDICTAPVNLAGLPSISIPCGFSNGLPVGLQVIGKAFDEGKVIQVAHKIEQMLQVFKNAPQQGLDNQGGK, from the coding sequence ATGAAACTTCATGAACTAACATTAATGGAAGTAAAACGAGGCCTTGAACAAGGGGATTTTAGCTCGGAAGAATTGGTTACATCCGTTTATGACAGAATTGAAGAAACTGAAGACCATATAAAAGCTTATATAACTTTAACTAAGGAACAAGCCTTGGCTCAATCTAAAGAAATTGATTCTCAAAGGGCTAAGGGTGAAGAATTGGGTCCCCTTGCAGGTATTCCCGTTGCCATCAAAGACAATATTTGTACTAAGGATGTGACGACAAGCTGTGCTTCTAAAATTCTGGAAGATTTTGTGCCGCCCTATAATGCCACGGTTATATCAAAGCTAGCTGAAGCCGGTGCCATTATAGTTGGAAAGACTAATATGGATGAATTCGCCATGGGATCTTCTACTGAAAACTCGGCCTTTTTTGTAACCAGTAATCCTTGGGATACCGAGAGAGTTCCTGGAGGATCCAGTGGAGGTTCTGCCGCCAGTGTAGCTTCGGCACAAGTGCCTCTTGCTTTGGGTTCTGATACTGGGGGTTCTATCCGACAACCAGCTTCATTTTGCGGTGTAGTAGGTATGAAGCCTACATACGGAAGAGTTTCCCGTTATGGATTAGTAGCCTTTGCCTCATCACTAGATCAGATAGGTCCACTATCCAAAAATGTCGAAGATACCGCGTTAGCTTTAGATATAATTAGTGGCCATGACCATATGGACTCTACTTCAGTGGATTTAGAGGTTCCCAATCATACAGATTTCCTGAATCAAGATATTGATGAGTTAACTATTGGAATTCCAAAAGAATACTACGAATTAGTCGACAACGATGTTAAGAGCTTGGTAGAATCAAGTTTACAATCTATTGAGCCTGAGGCTGGTAATTACAGACAGGTGTCTTTGCCAACTACAGAACACGCTCTTAGTGCTTATTACTTAATTGCTCCAGCTGAGGCTTCAAGTAATTTAGCCCGTTTTGATGGTGTTAGATATGGACAACGATTTGCAACAGATGACTTAAAAACCATGTATAATCAAACACGCAAAGAAGGCTTTGGAAATGAAGTCAAACAAAGAGTGATGTTAGGTACTTATGCTCTTAGCGCAGGTTATTATGATGCCTTGTATTTAAAAGCATTAAAAGTTCGCAGTTTGATTAAACAAGAATTTGAACAGGTATTTTCTGAATGTGATGTACTGATTGCGCCAACTACTCCAACTGTCCCCTTCCGGGAAGGTGAGAATGTGGATGATCCTCTCACTATGTACAAAAACGATATTTGTACAGCACCTGTTAATCTAGCAGGACTGCCGTCCATTTCTATACCCTGTGGTTTTAGCAATGGATTGCCTGTAGGATTACAGGTTATCGGAAAGGCCTTTGATGAGGGTAAGGTTATTCAAGTTGCTCATAAAATTGAACAAATGTTACAGGTGTTTAAAAACGCACCCCAACAGGGATTAGATAATCAAGGGGGGAAATAA
- the gatB gene encoding Asp-tRNA(Asn)/Glu-tRNA(Gln) amidotransferase subunit GatB: protein MANYETVIGLEVHSELLTSTKIFCGCSTSFGDEPNSNVCPICLGMPGTLPVLNNRALELAAKAGLSLNCEIADFSKFDRKNYFYPDLPKAYQISQFDLPIAKNGYLDVTVNGEKKRIRINRIHMEEDAGKLVHSERGGGSLVDFNRTGVPLIEIVTEPDIGSPEEAKAFLEGLKAILQYTDVSDCKMEEGSLRCDANVSLRPVGSTEFGTKTEVKNMNSFRAVERALNYEVERQAEALEDGEEIIQETRRWDEDRGITISMRSKEEAHDYRYFPDPDLVPVVMKEEQIEKVRQEIPELPNDKKERFIKDFNLSEYDASVITADKSLAEFFDECVKTYDEPKKIANWIMGEISRVLNEDQIGIEDTNISPERLTELLKLEDEGTISNKIAKEVFEDMYQNDKSPKQIVEEKGLVQISDTSELEGIIDQVISENPSAVEDYRGGKKKAMGFLVGQVMKKTKGKANPQKVNELLQEKLEN, encoded by the coding sequence ATGGCAAATTACGAAACTGTTATTGGTCTCGAGGTGCATTCTGAATTATTAACATCAACCAAGATTTTCTGTGGATGTTCAACTAGCTTTGGTGATGAGCCAAATTCAAATGTCTGTCCTATTTGTTTGGGAATGCCGGGCACTCTTCCTGTTCTAAATAACAGAGCATTGGAGCTAGCTGCTAAGGCAGGCCTGTCTCTGAATTGTGAAATTGCTGATTTTAGTAAATTTGACAGGAAAAACTATTTTTATCCAGATCTACCAAAAGCTTATCAGATTTCACAATTTGACTTGCCCATCGCCAAAAACGGATATTTAGATGTAACAGTTAATGGCGAAAAGAAACGCATTAGAATTAACCGAATCCACATGGAAGAAGATGCCGGGAAACTTGTTCATTCGGAAAGAGGAGGCGGCTCACTGGTTGATTTTAACAGAACTGGAGTACCTTTAATTGAAATCGTCACAGAACCCGATATAGGTTCTCCCGAAGAAGCTAAAGCCTTTTTAGAAGGATTAAAAGCGATTTTACAGTATACAGATGTTTCGGACTGTAAGATGGAAGAAGGAAGCTTAAGATGTGATGCCAATGTGTCTCTAAGACCAGTGGGTAGTACAGAATTTGGTACAAAAACTGAAGTTAAGAATATGAACTCCTTTAGAGCTGTAGAGAGGGCTCTTAACTATGAAGTGGAGCGACAAGCAGAAGCCCTTGAAGATGGTGAAGAAATTATCCAGGAGACTAGACGGTGGGACGAAGATCGCGGCATCACCATCTCCATGCGGTCTAAAGAAGAAGCCCATGATTACAGATATTTCCCAGACCCTGATTTGGTTCCAGTAGTTATGAAAGAAGAACAGATCGAAAAAGTACGTCAGGAAATTCCCGAACTTCCCAATGATAAGAAAGAAAGATTTATTAAAGACTTCAACTTATCAGAATATGATGCCTCAGTTATAACTGCCGATAAATCCTTGGCTGAATTCTTTGATGAATGTGTTAAAACTTATGATGAACCAAAGAAAATAGCTAATTGGATAATGGGTGAGATTTCTCGAGTTTTAAATGAAGACCAGATCGGAATTGAAGACACTAATATTTCTCCTGAAAGATTGACAGAGCTTTTAAAGTTGGAAGATGAAGGAACTATCAGTAATAAAATCGCCAAGGAAGTATTTGAAGATATGTATCAAAATGATAAATCACCAAAGCAAATTGTAGAAGAAAAAGGCCTTGTGCAAATAAGTGATACATCTGAATTGGAAGGAATTATTGATCAAGTAATTTCAGAAAACCCAAGTGCCGTAGAAGATTATCGCGGAGGAAAGAAAAAAGCTATGGGCTTTTTAGTGGGTCAGGTTATGAAGAAAACGAAAGGAAAAGCTAATCCACAAAAAGTTAATGAATTATTACAGGAGAAATTGGAGAACTAG